A genome region from Triticum aestivum cultivar Chinese Spring chromosome 2B, IWGSC CS RefSeq v2.1, whole genome shotgun sequence includes the following:
- the LOC123043712 gene encoding probable RNA-binding protein EIF1AD yields the protein MKGGRKNLRRACEEGTAVTLAEGESIMQVVTLRGSNLIEVTDGEGVKSLALFPAKFQKSFWIKNGNFVVVDASGRDEALESGSKIACVVSRVLFHDQVRALEKSGKWPAIFKSTPNGWATGPQGTTSQAEEEQNSDEDDSDDMPPLEANTNRNRPFDVHSDTESDSDS from the exons ATGAAGGGCGGTAGGAAGAACCTGCGGCGCGCGTGCGAGGAGGGCACCGCGGTGACGCTGGCGGAGGGCGAGAGCATCATGCAGGTCGTCACGCTGCGCGGCTCCAACCTCATCGAG GTGACGGACGGCGAGGGCGTCAAGTCTCTCGCCCTCTTCCCCGCCAAGTTCCAGAAGAGCTTCTGGATCAAGAACG GGAATTTCGTGGTTGTTGATGCTAGTGGGAGGGACGAGGCTCTCGAATCTGGAAGCAAGATAGCCTGTGTCGTGTCACGGGTCCTCTTTCATGATCAAGTTCGTGCGCTCGAGAAATCTGGCAAATG GCCGGCTATCTTCAAGTCAACTCCCAATGGGTGGGCGACAGGGCCACAAGGAACGACATCACAGGCTGAGGAAGAGCAGAACTCTGATGAAGACGACTCTGATGATATGCCGCCACTTGAGGCAAACACGAACAGAAATAGACCGTTTGACGTGCATTCCGATACAGAAAGTGACTCTGATTCTTGA